A section of the Saccopteryx leptura isolate mSacLep1 chromosome 4, mSacLep1_pri_phased_curated, whole genome shotgun sequence genome encodes:
- the LOC136402774 gene encoding inhibitor of growth protein 1 — MLSPANGEQIHLVNYVEDYLDSIESLPFDLQRNVSLMREIDAKYQEILKELDEYYEKFKRETDSTLKRRLLNCIQRALIRSQELGDEKIQIVSQMVELVENRTRQVDSHVELFEAHQEVNDTTGHSGKAGQDKSKNETITQAEKPNNKRSRRQRNNENRENAANNHDHDDITSGTPKEKKAKASKKKKRSKAKAEREASPADLPIDPNEPTYCLCNQVSYGEMIGCDNDECPIEWFHFSCVGLNHKPKGKWYCPKCRGENEKTMDKALEKSKKERAYNR; from the exons ATGTTGAGCCCTGCCAACGGGGAGCAGATCCACCTGGTGAACTATGTGGAGGACTACCTGGACTCCATCGAGTCTCTGCCTTTCGACCTGCAGAGAAACGTCTCGCTGATGCGGGAGATCGACGCGAAATACCAAG aAATCCTGAAGGAACTAGATGAGTATTATGAGAAGTTTAAACGGGAGACGGACAGCACCCTGAAGCGGAGACTGTTGAACTGCATTCAGAGAGCCCTGATTCGGAGCCAGGAGCTGGGCGATGAGAAGATCCAGATTGTCAGTCAGATGGTAGAGCTGGTGGAGAACCGGACCAGGCAGGTGGACAGTCACGTGGAACTCTTTGAAGCACACCAAGAGGTCAATGACACCACTGGCCACAGTGGCAAAGCTGGCCAGGATAAGTCCAAGAATGAGACAATCACACAGGCAGAAAAGCCCAATAACAAGAGATCTCGGCGACAGCGCAACAATGAGAATCGGGAGAATGCAGCTAATAATCACGACCATGATGACATCACCTCAGGAACACctaaggagaagaaagcaaaggCCTCCAAGAAGAAGAAACGCTCCAAGGCCAAAGCAGAGAGGGAAGCATCCCCTGCAGACCTTCCCATCGACCCGAACGAACCCACGTACTGTCTGTGCAATCAGGTCTCCTATGGAGAAATGATCGGCTGTGACAATGACGAGTGTCCCATTGAGTGGTTCCACTTCTCCTGTGTAGGACTGAATCATAAACCAAAGGGCAAGTGGTACTGTCCCAAATGTCGAGGGGAGAACGAGAAAACCATGGACAAAGCCCTGGAGAAATCCAAAAAGGAAAGGGCTTATAACAGGTAG